In Vibrio stylophorae, the genomic stretch AGCTTTGCGACTCAGGCATGGGTATGGAAGATTGACGACGGCGCAAATGGACCATTAGCGTCTCAGTGGGTGGATGGTGGCGCTGCAATTACCCACCAAACAGCCGCGCAAGCGCAAGCCCGTGCGATAGCTTCAGTAAAAAAAGTAGGCTCCTCTACTGAGACGCTTACTGCTGTTGGATTTTCTTCGGCATATGATGATGTTTCTAGCTCCATCGCGGATGCGCAGGATCAGCTTCTTAAAGCTGTTGTTTTCGAATCTGTTGATCCCAAATCACCAAGTGAACCTATCGAACTGAATATTTCTTATGGTAGTGGAAATGATAGACGTTATAATTGGGCTATGGCCAATGATATTAACTCAAGCGGACAGATTATCGGCAGTGCCAAATTACGTCAATCGCAAGACAGTGTATATCCTCAGCGTTCATTTTATGTCGACGCATCAAATTCGCCTTATGATTCGGCTGAAGTGAAGTTTCTGAATGATATTGACAGCAATGTTTTTTTCCGTTCATCCAATAGTCAAGCCAATGCAATCAATGATCAAGGCGTCATGGTGGGTTGGGTTGATGTGGAGCGTAAGATTGAAATTGATGGTACCCCGCGTCGTCACAGAGCGTTTGTGATGAATATGGGTACAGCAGTAGCATCTCCGTTGGCCGAGAGCAAGGCCTATGTGCTTGATAATCTTACAGCAGGTGATAACGCAGATGCATTGAACAATCAATATCGCATTTTTGAAGCTGCAGACATCAACAACGATGGTGTGATTGCAGCAACTGCATTTAAATGTGACGGTGGCTATGCTTCTGAAGCTAGTAACGCGAGTTGTAATGGTACGGAAACGAAAGTTGCTGTGAAGTTGGTTCCTATCAATGGCGCAACTGCTGCTGATATTGTTTATCGTGCACAAGATGGCCAAAAGGTAGAGCGTCAAGGCGCGAGTTTTGGTGCATTTGGACTCGCTTTGTTGGGGCTTTTCGCATGGCGACGAAAACGTATTTAAAAATGTAAATTCAAAGAAGGCGTCACACTTTCGTGGCGCCTTTTTTTATTTGCGTTGATCTTCACGCAAGAATGCACAATGCTTAAATGGTCTTTCCTTGTGATTCATGGGAAGCCAAATCAATCTAGTTTTGTGCTGATTGGCACATCGACCAAGAGGGATACAGTATGAAGAGACAAAAGCGGGATCGTTTGGAGCGAGCGCATAATAAAGGCTACAACGCTGGACTTCACGGACGCTCAAGCGAAGATTGCCCGTATCAGGCGACTGACGCCAAAACATATTGGTTAGGTGGCTGGCGTGAGGCAAGAAGTGATAAATTGTCTGGTCTCTATAAATAAACCTCGAACAATGCAGCCCTACGGGGCTGTTTTTTTACCAGCCTAATGCACTATAACTAATTAGTTATTGACTTAAATAATATAAAATTCACTGTATTTGAAATATGTACCATGCTTAGTAGTGAGCAATGCCCGCTGAGATATAATACGGTTAATAATGATAGGGATGTATTGCGCTAGCGCTAGATGGGTACGGTTATAGGTGAATAAGTGGTGATAGTGAGAGGCTCAAAAGAAAAGCCCGTGACAGTGTCACGGGCTTGATGATATGTGGATACAGTACCTTAGAAGCTTGATGTATCTTGGAAAAGACCCACTTTGAGGTCTTTAGCAACATAAATTTCTTTGCCATCAACCAAGACACGGCCATCAGCCACACCCATGATCAATTTACGATTGATCACACGTTTAAAATCAATTTCGTAGGTTACTAATTTGGCTGTTGGTAGCACTTGGCCCGTGAATTTCACTTCGCCAACACCCAGTGCACGGCCTTTACCTTCGCCACCTTGCCAGCCAAGGAAGAAACCAACCAATTGCCACATGGCATCAAGACCCAAACAGCCTGGCATCACAGGATCGCCAGGGAAGTGGCAGTCGAAGAACCAAAGGTCAGGGTTGATATCAAGCTCAGCACGAATACAGCCTTTACCAAAGGCGCCACCTTCATCTGTAATTAGCGTGATGCGATCCATCATCAACATATTTGGCGCTGGTAGTTGTGGTCGTCCAGGACCAAATAGCTCGCCTTGGCTTGATGCCAATAGGTCATCGCGGTCGTAAGATTGGCGTTTCATTAACATTGAATAGGGCTCCTTGTTCAGTTGCCCTCACGTTAGCGAACACATGTACGCCGAACAAGTCCGATCAGCTGTGGACAAACCAGTTTTTGAGGCGCGACCAGCAAGATTGATGGGAATCGGTTTGATTTAACATATCAATGCGCAGGGCAATTTTTTCAAGTAAACAGTCGTCGCCCTCAGCAAAATGACATCCAGTCAATTGCAACAAAGCTTGTTCTACATACTCGACCGACCAAAGATGGAATTGCTCATTTTGGATGGCTTCGATGAGCTCTTGCGAAAGAACTAAGTTCTCAAGGTTAGAGCGTGGCAATATCACGCCCTGAGAGCCTGTTAGACCACGGTGCTGACAGATTGCGAAGAAGGACTCAATCTTTTCATTCACGCCGCCTACGGCTTGTACACGGCCAAATTGGTCCATAGCACCGGTCACAGCAATTTGCTGTGTGAGCGGTGTTTGCGACAGTGCACTGACCAAGGCGCAGAACTCAGCCAACGAAGCGCTATCGCCATCGACTTCACAATAGGACTGCTCAAATACAATCGAAGCACTAAAAGGCAGCGGTTGATCAAGGTTTAATGCCGCGCTGACAAAGGCCTCCATGATCATCATCCCTTTGGCATGAATGTTACCGCCAAGCTCAACCTTACGCTCGACATCGGAAATATCGCCATCGCCGCAATGAACGACACAGGAGATGCGAGAAGGCTCGCCGTAAGCGCGAGGGTGACCTGCAATATCAATCACGGTCAAGCCATTGATTTGGCCAATCGCCTCATTTTCGCAGTCAATGTGAACATGGCCAGATTTAATATCTTGCTGAGCACGAAGTGGGAGATAGGATTCTTGATTGATTTTCTGCGCCAGTGCTTTTGTCACATGTTTTGCTTCAATTAATAAACCTTCACTTTGAATGGCGCAGCGGCTTAGCCACGCTTGATGCCAAAGCGGTGACAAGGGTTGATAGCCTTGATTTTCGCACTGACGCGCACCTAAACGAAGATAGGCTTCTAAGGCTGTATGATCGGCAAAATAGGGCAGATTAGCGCTCTGAGCTAGGGTGCGAAGATATTGGTGAAAGCAAGGTAGAGATTGCGCGGAAATCGCAATATCGGCTTCGACCTCGCCATAATTAAACTCAGCGCTATTGCTGTCGGGTTCGAGTTGTTCAAATTCAGCCAATTGATAACGATCGCCGGTCAAGATTAAGCGAAGGTTGATCAACTCCGGCTGAATCATTTCACCAAAATGAGCACCAGAGACCATGGGTAAAAGTTGTTTGCTGCTAAGCAATGCTTTCATTCGATCCCATGCTTGTGGTTGGTGAATAAAGTAGCTTGCCGGCATGATGGCAATACCATCATGAAGTTGGGCCAGTAATCCAGGCTCTGACAGCACTTGTCCTCGGTCGTAGCGATGATGACCAAAAAGTGACTCTGGACTTGCTTGTTCAATCACCGCCGCGTGTACATCACGCTCTTGCAATAGCTGGGCGATTTGCTGGCGATAGAAATGATGGTCTTGGCAGCAGATCAGCATCAAGCTTGATTGACTAAACTCATGGGTATAGCTTTTCAGCGCTTGCTTTAACCTCGGCTGCATTTGCCAAAAATCACACATCGTTGGATGGGCGTCAAAGGCAAATGGATCGGGCAGGGTAAAGGTGAGTTGTTGCCAAGATGTCTTCATATAGCGTCAGCGTACATTGGGAAAAAGAAAAGCAGTATAAAAGATTGTGTAGGTTGGCACACACAGTTTTATTGATAGCACCGACAATTCCGCGGTGAAATTCTTGTTTTCCTGCAATCATGCGGTTACGCTGTCACTTGATATGATTTTTTCAACTTTATCTTTGGTCTTGCACATATGAAATATCAGCAACTCGACAATTTAGAATCGGGCTGGAAATGGCAGTATTTGGTCAAAAAACATAAAGAAGGTGATGCCATCACGCATTACATTGATCGCAGTGAAGCCAAAATAAATATCGATGCTTTGATGGCCATGGAGCATGAGCCGGTGAAAGTGCTCGAGTGGATTGAGCATCATATGAATCCTGCACTTGAAGTGAAGCTTAAACAAGCCATTCGAGCCAAGCGCAAGCGTCATTACAACCGCGCGCAAACCCATACACGCAAAAAAAGTATCGATTTGGACTATCGCGTATGGGAAAAACTGTCGCAAAAAGCAAAATTACTGGATGCCACTTTATCGGATACCATTGAATTTTTGCTTTCAGAAGCGGGCAAAAAAGAACACGCAAACCAAAAAGTTGAAGATATTCGCAAGGATTTACATCAGTTATTAGCTATGGACGAAGGAGTTTAATGCCATGATTTGGTATGTGCTAATTGCCACATTGGTCATTTTTGGATATTTGCTATATGACCGTCCGGTACTCAAACTGACTTATCGAGATGGTCAGCGTGTGGGCATTAAGGGCAGCGATTATGCTGGTTTTGTAAAAGATTGCGATGCAATTGCAGAGAAAAAACCATTTTCAGGTGTTGTACGAGTCTACCGTACACGCGTGAATATTAAATTAGCCTTTAGCAAAGGGATCAGTAGCCAAATGCGTCAACGCATTCATAATGTATTTCCATTTCCAAGTAGCAATAACAAGCAGAAAAAACGTCGCGCTTAATTTTTTGAATTTATGAAATGGTTCGCCAGAAGCCCAACATTGTTTGGGCTTTTATGTGAGGTTGAATATGGCTCGAAGAAATCCTTACTCTAGACGAGCAATGAATAAAGCAATTAGAGAGAATGAAGCTGAGGATTGGCGTAAATATCCTGAGCTGATGTGGGGTATCTATATTGTTGGATTTATAGTCTTAATTATTGTTTTTGCCGTAACACATTGCAGTTCGCATAATGTATATTATGTTAAATACGGTATTGTATGAATAAAGGGAAACCTAGTTGTTCTCCCTTTTCTCTTGGTTTTTCAGCACATTATCACTTTTTCTATTTAACCGGTTATTTACCATAAAATAGATAATTTGCTATTTATCTTATCCAAGATAATCCCTCAATCATTCATTTGCTTAGAGGCTTTGCGTTCTAATCATGAATTAATGAAGGATTTTCTTGGTCGATTTACATATGTTGGGCGCCGGTTTCACTTTGGTTTTGACGGATCTGCGCTTGGTTTTCTTGCCACCAATCTGAAATTTTACGCACTTTGGTTGCTGCATCTTGCCAGGTTTGGCTATTTTGCAGCGCTTTAAGCGAGCCTTTTTTCTCATTGCGCATAGCAAAAGTTGCTGCTGGTGCCTGCAGACCAACCGGCAATCGATCCAGCGCGGCCTCAACCCCCTTACGATTATTGCAAAGCAGCACTAAGTCACAGCCTGCGCTTAGTGCGTGTTGGCAACGCTCTGCGTGATTACCGAGAATCGCGGCACCTTCCATATTCAAATCGTCTGAGAAAATAATCCCGTCAAAGCCTAATTTCTCGCGCAGAATTTGTTTCAACCAGTAAGGTGACCCGCTTGCCGGCTCATTGGCAAAGTGTTGATAAATCACATGGGCTGGCATCATGGCATCGAGCTGCCCTGCATCGATAAAATGGCGGAAAATTTGAATATCCAGGTCAATGTTGCTTCTGGCATCTACAGGCGTTTCAAGGTGTGAATCTGCCGTCACGGCGCCATGACCAGGGAAATGCTTACCTGTGGTTGCCATGCCCACATCTTTCATCCCTTGCATGAAAGCACCGGCATGGCGAATAATCGTCTGCACATCATGCCCAAAGGCGCGATCGCCAATGGCTTGGCTTTGATGGCCTAAATCAA encodes the following:
- a CDS encoding DUF3634 family protein; its protein translation is MIWYVLIATLVIFGYLLYDRPVLKLTYRDGQRVGIKGSDYAGFVKDCDAIAEKKPFSGVVRVYRTRVNIKLAFSKGISSQMRQRIHNVFPFPSSNNKQKKRRA
- the matP gene encoding macrodomain Ter protein MatP, with protein sequence MKYQQLDNLESGWKWQYLVKKHKEGDAITHYIDRSEAKINIDALMAMEHEPVKVLEWIEHHMNPALEVKLKQAIRAKRKRHYNRAQTHTRKKSIDLDYRVWEKLSQKAKLLDATLSDTIEFLLSEAGKKEHANQKVEDIRKDLHQLLAMDEGV
- the fabA gene encoding 3-hydroxyacyl-[acyl-carrier-protein] dehydratase FabA, yielding MLMKRQSYDRDDLLASSQGELFGPGRPQLPAPNMLMMDRITLITDEGGAFGKGCIRAELDINPDLWFFDCHFPGDPVMPGCLGLDAMWQLVGFFLGWQGGEGKGRALGVGEVKFTGQVLPTAKLVTYEIDFKRVINRKLIMGVADGRVLVDGKEIYVAKDLKVGLFQDTSSF
- a CDS encoding S16 family serine protease — encoded protein: MKTSWQQLTFTLPDPFAFDAHPTMCDFWQMQPRLKQALKSYTHEFSQSSLMLICCQDHHFYRQQIAQLLQERDVHAAVIEQASPESLFGHHRYDRGQVLSEPGLLAQLHDGIAIMPASYFIHQPQAWDRMKALLSSKQLLPMVSGAHFGEMIQPELINLRLILTGDRYQLAEFEQLEPDSNSAEFNYGEVEADIAISAQSLPCFHQYLRTLAQSANLPYFADHTALEAYLRLGARQCENQGYQPLSPLWHQAWLSRCAIQSEGLLIEAKHVTKALAQKINQESYLPLRAQQDIKSGHVHIDCENEAIGQINGLTVIDIAGHPRAYGEPSRISCVVHCGDGDISDVERKVELGGNIHAKGMMIMEAFVSAALNLDQPLPFSASIVFEQSYCEVDGDSASLAEFCALVSALSQTPLTQQIAVTGAMDQFGRVQAVGGVNEKIESFFAICQHRGLTGSQGVILPRSNLENLVLSQELIEAIQNEQFHLWSVEYVEQALLQLTGCHFAEGDDCLLEKIALRIDMLNQTDSHQSCWSRLKNWFVHS
- the rmf gene encoding ribosome modulation factor, which codes for MKRQKRDRLERAHNKGYNAGLHGRSSEDCPYQATDAKTYWLGGWREARSDKLSGLYK
- a CDS encoding DUF3466 family protein, with product MKLKRTTLALTIAAALPAQAALYNVVEVAGDPNGIVDYEAQAVVHTLGKDCFAENANCLSDNYSIGLDKRQGTDGFSLRDLAPLNYDFGFRLGDLENYNADIEGGFEFYCEEILGYSTCESWAIARFYGQNYVFGGFLRDMDGDKDGYTPVTHAFINSKEIEPRNSVLNGMLSDGSVVGTRSGDEKTVNRRSTIREGFYVDSSSNLTALTIDPSHIDLNSKDVIAEMGQTTAEDAIKIGSSVYIVGSASTRFLGQGYGEKSGSGSCIDDVNRLTKPECQYLSFATQAWVWKIDDGANGPLASQWVDGGAAITHQTAAQAQARAIASVKKVGSSTETLTAVGFSSAYDDVSSSIADAQDQLLKAVVFESVDPKSPSEPIELNISYGSGNDRRYNWAMANDINSSGQIIGSAKLRQSQDSVYPQRSFYVDASNSPYDSAEVKFLNDIDSNVFFRSSNSQANAINDQGVMVGWVDVERKIEIDGTPRRHRAFVMNMGTAVASPLAESKAYVLDNLTAGDNADALNNQYRIFEAADINNDGVIAATAFKCDGGYASEASNASCNGTETKVAVKLVPINGATAADIVYRAQDGQKVERQGASFGAFGLALLGLFAWRRKRI
- the nagZ gene encoding beta-N-acetylhexosaminidase; translated protein: MGPLWLDVDGYELDAIDKEILAHPNVGGVILFSRNYHDSEQLDALTTAMRKAAKKPILIGVDQEGGRVQRFRDGFTRLPAAQAFAAFGEKGHEYAKTCGWMMAAELNSHDIDLSFAPVLDLGHQSQAIGDRAFGHDVQTIIRHAGAFMQGMKDVGMATTGKHFPGHGAVTADSHLETPVDARSNIDLDIQIFRHFIDAGQLDAMMPAHVIYQHFANEPASGSPYWLKQILREKLGFDGIIFSDDLNMEGAAILGNHAERCQHALSAGCDLVLLCNNRKGVEAALDRLPVGLQAPAATFAMRNEKKGSLKALQNSQTWQDAATKVRKISDWWQENQAQIRQNQSETGAQHM